In one window of Macadamia integrifolia cultivar HAES 741 chromosome 2, SCU_Mint_v3, whole genome shotgun sequence DNA:
- the LOC122093963 gene encoding uncharacterized protein LOC122093963, with the protein MDPSSSSWTSQSVTTEELRWFHSIDSEIFRRLVLSLGRGVEETMKIIGLWLWLESMGFPNMVVRLLSLPDIVLNLITNEAVNCLNALERGASANTNTNNDEQLLFTRRILNSTVISLSFLNENRISAIRSITKFLTDVGNRVFDDIIQKTINHRNQLFNSIFGGEGGGVINSNLRPTAPTFFPGLNVRGKQVMVGLCMGLDHSQSGFQVPFPSNSQFVVGAPSSSSTTPPALLPQYPPPVAAADTTENSADERTLFITFSRGYPINETELRVFFAMNYGDCVESIYMQEVQQPYVQALFARVVINSSMIMDAILQEEDSEGKAKFVINGKHAWARKYFPKESNN; encoded by the exons atggatCCCTCATCGTCTTCCTGGACATCTCAATCTGTCACCACAGAGGAATTGAGGTGGTTTCATTCTATAGACAGCGAGATATTCCGGCGTCTAGTTCTCAGCCTTGGCCGGGGGGTTGAAGAGACTATGAAGATTATAGGACTCTGGCTTTGGTTGGAAAGCATGGGCTTCCCAAATATGGTGGTCAGACTCTTATCTTTACCAGATATAGTTCTCAATCTCATAACAAACGAAGCTGTTAATTGCTTAAACGCTTTGGAAAGAGGAGCTAGTgccaacaccaacaccaacaatGATGAACAGCTCCTTTTTACTCGTAGAATTCTGAATTCTACAGTAATTTCCCTATCTTTTCTCAATGAGAACAGGATTTCTGCTATCAGAAGCATAACCAAGTTCCTCACTGATGTGGGAAATAGAGTTTTTGATGATATAATCCAGAAAACTATCAATCATAGAAACCAACTCTTTAATTCTATCTTTGGTGGTGAAGGTGGTGGTGTAATCAATTCCAATTTAAGGCCCACTGCTCCTACTTTTTTCCCTGGGCTAA ATGTTAGAGGAAAGCAGGTCATGGTGGGCCTGTGCATGGGCCTGGACCATTCTCAATCTGGATTCCAAGTCCCATTTCCCTCCAACTCTCAATTTGTTGTGGGTGCaccttcatcatcatcaacaactcCACCTGCTCTTCTTCCTCAATACCCTCCTCCGGTGGCCGCTGCTGATACAACGGAAAATTCGGCCGATGAACGTACACTATTTATCACCTTCTCTAGGGGATATCCAATCAATGAAACAGAACTCCGGGTATTTTTCGCCAT GAACTATGGGGATTGTGTAGAGAGTATATACATGCAGGAAGTGCAGCAACCATACGTGCAAGCATTGTTTGCCCGTGTCGTCATTAATTCTTCCATGATCATGGATGCCATCCTTCAAGAAGAAGACTCAGAAGGGAAGGCAAAGTTTGTAATCAATGGCAAACACGCATGGGCAAGGAAATACTTCCCCAAGGAATCCAAcaactga
- the LOC122072123 gene encoding probable carotenoid cleavage dioxygenase 4, chloroplastic has product MDAFSSSFLPTLQYPKLLSSTNSKPTMILSPHTPTFHVSSFRIKEQKPQQTIASPPPPLPPPQIKSQQPSTKATITIARTPLVSTKVTTTTTRRAEPSLTTTLFNTLDEFINNFIDPPLRSSVDPRHVLADNFSPVDELPPTDCPVIEGQLPSCLDGAYIRNGPNPQYFPRGPYHLFDGDGMLHSLRISGGRATLCSRFVKTYKYNVERNAGSPIFPNLFSGYNGLTATVVRGALFAARVLSGEYNPANGIGLANTSLAFFGNCLFALCESDLPYTLRLTPGGDIKTIGRHDFDGELFMNMTAHPKIDPDTGETFAFRCGPVPPFLTFFRFNPDGSKQPDVPIFSMTSTPFLHDFAITKKYAIFPDIQIGMNPVDMIFRGGSPFGTNPRKVPRIGVIPRYAEDESEMKWFEVPGFNIIHAINAWDEEEDVIMMIAPNIISVEHTLERMDLVHASVEKVRIDLKTGIVTRFPVSALNMEFGVINPGFVAKKTRYSYLGHLAFGGPVPKISGVVKLDLSGSEHKERTVACRMFGEGCYGGEPFFVAREPGNSHVAAEDDGYVVTYVHDENTGESRFLVMDAKSPSLEIVAAVKLPRRVPYGFHGLFVRESDLRKM; this is encoded by the coding sequence atgGATGCCTTCTCATCATCCTTTCTCCCCACACTTCAATACCCTAAGCTCCTTTCTTCTACTAACAGTAAACCCACAATGATCCTTTCTCCTCACACCCCTACCTTCCATGTCTCCTCTTTTAGGATCAAAGAGCAGAAGCCCCAGCAGACGATagcatcaccaccaccaccactaccaccaccacaaaTCAAATCCCAACAACCTTCAACTAAAGCTACCATCACCATAGCAAGAACACCACTTGTTTCCACCAAAGTAACCACTACAACCACAAGACGAGCAGAGCCTTCTCTTACCACCACCCTCTTTAACACTTTAGACGAATTTATCAACAACTTCATCGACCCTCCTCTTCGATCTTCCGTTGATCCCCGACACGTTCTTGCCGACAATTTCTCCCCCGTCGACGAACTTCCTCCGACCGACTGCCCTGTGATCGAGGGCCAGCTCCCCTCCTGCCTCGACGGCGCCTACATTCGCAACGGCCCAAACCCTCAGTACTTCCCTCGTGGGCCCTACCACCTCTTTGATGGAGACGGCATGCTCCATTCCTTGCGCATCTCCGGCGGCCGTGCCACCCTCTGCAGCCGCTTCGTCAAGACTTACAAATACAACGTCGAACGTAACGCTGGCTCCCCCATCTTTCCTAACTTATTCTCCGGCTACAATGGCCTCACCGCCACCGTCGTGCGTGGTGCTCTCTTTGCGGCTAGAGTACTTTCCGGCGAGTACAACCCTGCCAATGGCATTGGCCTGGCCAACACTAGCCTCGCCTTCTTCGGCAATTGCCTATTCGCCCTTTGCGAATCTGATCTACCATATACCCTAAGATTGACTCCTGGCGGTGACATCAAAACAATCGGACGGCATGATTTCGACGGAGAGCTTTTCATGAACATGACAGCTCATCCTAAAATAGATCCCGACACAGGTGAGACCTTCGCTTTCCGGTGCGGGCCAGTACCTCCATTTCTAACTTTCTTCCGGTTTAACCCGGATGGGTCAAAACAACCGGACGTACCGATCTTCTCCATGACAAGCACACCGTTCCTTCACGACTTCGCGATCACAAAGAAGTATGCAATCTTCCCGGATATACAGATAGGGATGAACCCAGTGGATATGATATTCCGAGGCGGGTCACCCTTTGGGACTAATCCACGGAAGGTGCCTCGTATCGGGGTGATCCCCCGGTACGCGGAAGACGAGTCGGAGATGAAATGGTTTGAGGTTCCCGGGTTCAATATAATCCATGCGATCAACGCCTgggatgaggaggaggatgtgATCATGATGATCGCGCCCAACATAATATCAGTGGAGCACACGTTGGAGAGAATGGATCTGGTGCACGCATCCGTGGAGAAAGTAAGAATCGATCTAAAGACCGGGATCGTGACGAGGTTCCCAGTGTCGGCGCTGAATATGGAGTTCGGAGTCATAAACCCCGGGTTCGTGGCGAAGAAGACCCGGTATTCTTATCTGGGCCATCTGGCATTCGGGGGCCCGGTGCCAAAGATATCTGGTGTGGTGAAGCTGGACTTGTCGGGTTCGGAGCATAAAGAGCGTACCGTGGCGTGTCGGATGTTTGGGGAAGGCTGTTACGGTGGGGAACCGTTCTTTGTTGCGAGAGAGCCTGGGAATAGCCACGTGGCAGCGGAGGATGATGGATATGTGGTGACGTACGTTCACGACGAGAACACGGGAGAGTCGAGGTTTCTGGTGATGGATGCGAAGTCGCCGTCGCTGGAGATCGTCGCCGCCGTGAAGTTGCCACGGCGAGTACCGTATGGTTTTCACGGGCTCTTTGTTAGGGAAAGCGACCTCCGAAAGATGTGA
- the LOC122058928 gene encoding uncharacterized protein At3g27210-like, producing MRKGYHCFKMGSCVSIDENPDSAMKLGFSIASKDDKILIPLPTEKKSVNGDHCATETGFKFQSSPRGASLTSFRDFGSKEETFFDSQPWLESDSEDFYSVKGDFTPSCGNTPNHQSSFRVTPQHNKSLSMDGVAGTGAELFPTGKKKKLADLFLESFRRDQDADNQTLAVYQSISNEKLDPKPINLDLPPSPKSTNGSPYMYGFNSICSNDKTPDQDFKSDREKSDRAAQWCLPSFVCGRRG from the exons ATGAGAAAAGGGTATCACTGTTTCAAGATGGGCTCCTGTGTTTCAATCGATGAGAACCCAGATTCTGCTATGAAACTCGGCTTTTCTATTGCTTCGAAGGATGATAAAATACTGATTCCTTTACCCACCGAGAAGAAATCCGTAAACGGCGACCACTGCGCTACTGAAACGGGTTTTAAGTTTCAGTCTTCGCCGCGGGGCGCCTCTCTGACGAGTTTTAGGGACTTTG GTAGTAAGGAGGAGACCTTCTTTGATTCTCAACCTTGGTTAGAGTCAGACTCTGAAGATTTCTACAGTGTTAAGGGGG ATTTTACCCCATCTTGCGGTAATACTCCAAACCATCAGAGCAGCTTCAGAGTAACACCTCAACATAATAAATCTCTTTCAATGGATGGAGTTGCTGGCACCGGAGCTGAATTGTTTCCAActggcaagaaaaagaaactaGCTGACCTCTTCCTTGAGAGTTTTAGGCGTGATCAGGATGCAGACAATCAAACATTAGCAGTTTACCAAAGTATATCTAATGAAAAACTAGATCCTAAACCAATCAACCTGGACCTTCCACCCAGTCCCAAATCTACTAACGGATCCCCATACATGTATGGATTCAATTCCATTTGCAGTAATGATAAAACTCCAGATCAAGATTTTAAATCCGACAGAGAGAAATCAGACAGGGCTGCACAATGGTGTCTCCCAAGTTTTGTTTGTGGAAGAAGAGGTTGA
- the LOC122090347 gene encoding ribulose-phosphate 3-epimerase, cytoplasmic isoform-like, with translation MEATATAKIAPSMLSSDFANLASEAHRMCQCGADWLHMDIMDGHFVPNLTIGAPVIESLRKHTEIFLDCHLMVTNPLDYVEPLGKAGASGFTFHYEAAKDNWQELIPKIKEKGMKPAVAVKPGTPIEEIYPLVESENPVEMVLVMTVEPGFGGQKFMPEMMDKVRTLRKKYPSLDIEVDGGLGASTIDTAASAGANCIVAGSSVFGAPEPAEVISVMRKTVEKAQQKN, from the exons ATGGAGGCTACTGCAACAGCTAAAATCGCACCCTCGATGCTATCATCTGACTTCGCAAATTTGGCATCGGAGGCCCACCGCATGTGCCAATGCGGCGCCGACTGGCTTCACATGGATATCATG GATGG GCACTTTGTACCAAATCTTACCATTGGAGCTCCAGTGATTGAGTCGTTGAGGAAGCACACTGA GATATTTCTGGACTGCCACTTGATGGTTACAAATCCTCTTGATTATGTGGAACCATTAGGAAAAGCTGGTGCTTCTGGTTTTACCTTTCATTATGAAGCAGCCAAAG ATAATTGGCAAGAACTCATTCCTAAAATCAAGGAAAAAGGCATGAAGCCTGCAGTAGCAGTAAAGCCTGGAACTCCAATTGAAGAAATTTACCCTCTT GTTGAGAGTGAAAACCCTGTTGAAATGGTCCTTGTAATGACTGTGGAACCTGGATTTGGTGGTCAAAAATTCATGCCAGAAATGATGGATAAG GTGCGTACATTGAGAAAGAAGTACCCCTCCCTTGATATAGAG GTGGATGGTGGCTTGGGAGCTTCAACCATTGATACAGCAGCTTCAGCAGGGGCAAATTGTATCGTGGCTGGAAGTTCAGTATTTGGAGCTCCAGAACCGGCCGAGGTTATATCTGTTATGAGGAAAACTGTGGAGAAAGCACAGCAAAAGAATTAA